The Jannaschia sp. GRR-S6-38 genomic interval CCGAGGCGAAGGCGATGACCGTGGGGTCGTTCGTGCGCAGCAGTTCCTTCATGTTGGAGACAGCTATGGGCACCCCCCGCCCTTGTCGAGACGGGAGCATCATGACCGACGCCACGCCCCTCAAGCCGCACGAACGGCTGGCCGCCGCGCTGCGCGACGACATGGACGCCGTGAACGCGCTGATCCGGACGCGCATGGCCTCGGAGCACGCCCCCCGCATCCCGGAGGTGACGGCCCATCTGGTCGAGGCGGGCGGCAAGCGGGTGCGCCCGCTTCTGACCGTCGCCTGCGCGCGGATGTGCGGCTACGCGGGGGCCGATCACGTCAAGCTCGCCGCCACGGTCGAGTTCATTCACACCGCGACCCTGCTGCATGACGACGTGGTCGACGAGAGCCGCCAGCGGCGCGGCCGGCCCACGGCGAACCTGCTCTGGGACAACCAGTCGAGCGTGCTGGTGGGGGATTACCTCTTCGCGCGCAGCTTCCAGCTGATGGTTGAGACCGGTTCGCTGCGGGTGCTCGACATCCTGTCGGGCGCGGCCGCCACCATTGCCGAGGGCGAGGTGCTGCAACTGACCGCCGCCCGCAACCTCGCCACCACCGAGGACACCTATCTGCGCGTCGTGCGCGGCAAGACCGCTGCGCTGTTCGAGGCCGCCGCCCGCGTGGGCGGGGTGGTCGCGGGCGTCGATGCCGCGCAGGAGGATGCGCTGACGCGCTTCGGGGACGCGCTGGGCGTCAGCTTCCAGATCGTGGATGACTGGCTCGATTACGGCGGTGCGGGCGACGGGATCGGCAAGAACCTGGGCGACGATTTCCGCGAAGGGAAGCTGACCCTGCCGGTGATCCGCGCGCTGGCGCGCGGCGACGCGACCGAGCGGGCCTTCTGGCGCGACGCGCTGGAGAAGGGGAAATCCGAGGATCTGGACCGCGCCCGCGCGATCCTCGCCCGGCACGGCACGCTGGAGGAGACGCGGCAGGAAGCGTTGGCCTGGCGCGATCGCGCCCGCGCGGCGCTGGCCGAGCTGCCCCCGAACGACCTGCGCGAGATGCTGGGCGACCTGGCCGATTACGTGGTGGCCCGCGCCGAATAGCGGCTCAGGACAGGGTGCAGGCGCGCCCCCACCAGCCGGAACGCACAAGTCGCCCGGCCGCCGCCTCGGCCTGCCCGCGGTCGGGCCAGAGCCCGAAGCAGGTCGCGCCCGAGCCCGACATCCGCGCGACCGCCGCGCCCTCGGCCCGGAGGGCCGCCAGCATTTCGGCAATTTCGGGGGCGAGCGCGAGAGCCGGTTCTTCGAGATCGTTACGCTGGGCGGCGAGCCAATCCATCCACGCCGCGGCGTCGCCCTCGGGAAGCGCATCATGGCCGGGATTGTCGGCCGTCCGCAGCCCTGCGAAGACCCGCCCGGTCGGCACCGCGAGGCCCGGGTTGACAAGGACGGCGGCGAGTGGCGGCAAGGGGACGGGCACCACGACCTCGCCGATGCCGCGCATCCGCGCGGCGCGCGCGCCCATGCAGACCGGCAGGTCGGCGCCCAGCGTCAGAAGATATTCCGGCGACAGATCCGCCCCCACCGCCCGCAGCACGGCCGCGGCGTCCGACGAACCGCCGCCCAGCCCCGCGGGATGCGGCAGGCGCTTGTCGAGGGCGACGGCGCGCGGGGTGCCCGCCAGCGCCAGCGCGCGGCGGATCAGGTTGCCGTCATCTGTCGGCACGCCGGCCGCGAAAGGCCCGGTCACGATCAGCCCGTCGCCCGGGCCCACGGTCAGCCGGTCGCCCAGATCGGCGAAGGCCACGATGCTGTCGAGCAGGTGGTAGCCATCCGCCCGCCGCCCGGTGACGTGCAGCGTGAGGTTGACCTTGGCGGGCGCGAGGACCGAGCCGGTCACTCCTGCGCGGCGGCGATCGGCGCCGCGGCCTCTTCCTCTTCCAGCACGATCTCCAGCCCGACCTCGAGCTTGCGGCGGATCCGCTCGGCCTCGGCCTCCTCGGGATCGAGGCTGAGCGCGCGGCGCCATTGGAAGCGCGCCTCGCGCTTGCGGTCGACCATCCAGAGCACGTCGCCCAGATGGTCGTTGATGATCGGATCCATCGGGCGCAACTGCACCGCGCGCTCCATCGGCTCGACCGCTTCGTCGTAACGA includes:
- a CDS encoding 4-(cytidine 5'-diphospho)-2-C-methyl-D-erythritol kinase translates to MTGSVLAPAKVNLTLHVTGRRADGYHLLDSIVAFADLGDRLTVGPGDGLIVTGPFAAGVPTDDGNLIRRALALAGTPRAVALDKRLPHPAGLGGGSSDAAAVLRAVGADLSPEYLLTLGADLPVCMGARAARMRGIGEVVVPVPLPPLAAVLVNPGLAVPTGRVFAGLRTADNPGHDALPEGDAAAWMDWLAAQRNDLEEPALALAPEIAEMLAALRAEGAAVARMSGSGATCFGLWPDRGQAEAAAGRLVRSGWWGRACTLS
- a CDS encoding polyprenyl synthetase family protein; the encoded protein is MTDATPLKPHERLAAALRDDMDAVNALIRTRMASEHAPRIPEVTAHLVEAGGKRVRPLLTVACARMCGYAGADHVKLAATVEFIHTATLLHDDVVDESRQRRGRPTANLLWDNQSSVLVGDYLFARSFQLMVETGSLRVLDILSGAAATIAEGEVLQLTAARNLATTEDTYLRVVRGKTAALFEAAARVGGVVAGVDAAQEDALTRFGDALGVSFQIVDDWLDYGGAGDGIGKNLGDDFREGKLTLPVIRALARGDATERAFWRDALEKGKSEDLDRARAILARHGTLEETRQEALAWRDRARAALAELPPNDLREMLGDLADYVVARAE